In Sulfurisphaera javensis, a single genomic region encodes these proteins:
- a CDS encoding type I-D CRISPR-associated protein Csc1, with protein sequence MIYKVKLTIEGVLIFSSEVRPMVAGGTAMGSYITPLPYIHNYPLIYGILGKSAEAYFIFPSLHQADYLDRKGKLPLKYTSVSEVLEKAKQGKGFYIYPAFPTKIVTSSFLLSAESWSYGLLTRMPTKNVFPRITSYTAFMPESEFITYMVSEKGFEIPEWIRIGKKRWGIMKVKAEPVKVTGWEKKEECVTSIPVNVKDAQQFGYTVENFSKILETSSMEEGIIGWATLKECYNVKGKVAGETVNLELPIPNENFIE encoded by the coding sequence ATGATATACAAGGTAAAGTTAACCATTGAAGGTGTTTTAATTTTTTCATCAGAAGTTAGGCCTATGGTAGCTGGAGGTACAGCTATGGGATCTTACATTACCCCTTTACCTTACATTCACAATTACCCCTTAATTTATGGAATTCTTGGAAAATCTGCTGAAGCTTACTTTATTTTTCCCTCACTTCATCAAGCTGATTACCTTGATAGAAAAGGTAAGTTACCGTTAAAATATACTTCTGTAAGTGAGGTATTAGAAAAAGCAAAGCAAGGAAAAGGATTTTACATTTACCCAGCATTCCCAACTAAGATTGTAACATCATCTTTCTTACTATCAGCCGAATCCTGGAGCTATGGTCTCTTAACGAGAATGCCAACAAAGAATGTATTCCCTAGAATTACAAGTTATACTGCATTTATGCCAGAAAGCGAATTTATTACTTATATGGTTAGTGAAAAAGGTTTTGAAATTCCAGAGTGGATAAGAATTGGAAAGAAAAGATGGGGAATTATGAAAGTTAAAGCTGAGCCAGTAAAGGTTACTGGATGGGAGAAAAAAGAAGAATGCGTAACTTCAATACCAGTAAATGTTAAAGATGCACAGCAATTTGGTTACACTGTGGAAAACTTCTCTAAAATACTTGAAACTTCCTCTATGGAGGAGGGTATAATTGGTTGGGCTACACTGAAGGAATGTTACAATGTTAAAGGAAAAGTTGCTGGAGAAACTGTAAACCTTGAATTGCCAATACCAAATGAAAACTTTATTGAATAA
- the cas7d gene encoding type I-D CRISPR-associated protein Cas7/Csc2 produces MSEYIKQIFGIEYEKVKEFFSDLSKVDKTNVVPRGRVINVYLVVRAENELLIRHEGGEDVTLATIGKEKYPIILYDKLQSAWRRKELELLRHDYDHHKAEINKVRGKDDEWSCTLRPTAAVKKEEERMGGQCGECPDCMTFGYAVREGGKYNVKSRIEGDLLIATLPESRSVVVRTFNAVDDITKTTLIEGEEGGRTGALFRLSLVKEGTIFVGKVVMKDVGVNDFLLKLASLIAVTKIGGKVTHLGNIKIHIPAIMFTTFEISSSYDMFTKVKGKENVDEVISEINSYLDKIKKGVLVTNSNFADKIRDALFDQNGEVKHNVVENAWKEGLNFKKSIEEFIH; encoded by the coding sequence ATGAGTGAATATATAAAACAAATTTTCGGAATAGAATATGAAAAGGTAAAAGAATTTTTTTCAGATCTATCAAAAGTAGATAAAACAAACGTAGTCCCAAGAGGAAGAGTAATAAATGTGTATTTAGTTGTAAGAGCTGAGAACGAACTGCTAATTAGACATGAAGGTGGAGAAGACGTAACATTAGCTACAATAGGAAAAGAGAAATATCCAATTATACTTTATGATAAGTTACAATCAGCGTGGAGGAGGAAAGAACTTGAGTTATTACGCCATGACTATGATCATCATAAGGCTGAAATAAACAAAGTAAGAGGAAAAGACGATGAATGGTCTTGTACATTAAGACCAACGGCAGCTGTTAAGAAAGAAGAAGAAAGAATGGGTGGACAGTGTGGAGAATGCCCAGATTGTATGACATTTGGCTATGCTGTAAGGGAAGGAGGAAAATATAATGTAAAAAGCAGAATTGAGGGTGACTTGTTAATTGCTACATTACCTGAGTCAAGAAGCGTTGTAGTTAGAACTTTCAACGCTGTAGATGATATAACTAAAACTACATTAATTGAAGGAGAAGAGGGTGGTAGAACTGGAGCATTATTTAGACTATCCTTAGTAAAGGAAGGAACAATATTTGTAGGAAAAGTTGTTATGAAAGATGTTGGTGTGAATGATTTTCTACTAAAACTAGCATCATTAATTGCTGTTACAAAAATCGGTGGAAAGGTTACGCATTTAGGGAATATTAAAATACACATACCAGCAATAATGTTTACAACGTTTGAAATATCCTCAAGTTATGATATGTTCACAAAAGTGAAAGGAAAAGAAAACGTTGATGAAGTAATAAGCGAAATTAATTCTTACCTTGATAAGATAAAGAAAGGAGTATTAGTAACTAATAGTAACTTTGCTGACAAAATTAGGGATGCATTATTTGATCAAAATGGGGAAGTAAAGCACAACGTAGTTGAAAATGCTTGGAAAGAAGGATTAAACTTCAAGAAATCAATAGAGGAATTCATACATTAA
- a CDS encoding CRISPR-associated protein: protein MKIADMLMISTIHGVNDVMYFAEKMNYKEAIKGLNSYGLKLSYLQSSPRLFTLLASEDIINQLNGRPLISYHDGIVYLTRKESDKIKLSEIYKILSKRLIGGSEDVEPFVNTIEKCIKTKEKDWRELNLSKFDILYKEGKPKQLNAFLPTKSCNYFEDVVSLLDNEGKLKVAKTIVERYKDDLPHAVITYFLEKFSKNPDNKDYIKDELGIKEKFPHYLKDMDTEKVLEGIIKALEKKYSGESKGDLTLMAFVKKSFNGDVVNDLPEIKDKPKNYCIVCGMPIYGEVTSFKQYSTQLKGKTEIWIPRETGLEEIDKVSKLWTICPVCNYEASMMKETFVSPYLIVSFYPGIAVDLLKILTYRVSQDKIVFADVIKDEVFKKIYEEAGGGLNERDRTVLPDYLGSKIVISANNLGISGRYTRLTKEVLNDILPSVPSISISFLASPVFITSNIYDFPLSSRHIEISSEYNYTWLKGLENEKVLLLALAFRAKYFALKKAVKDVNKRENYLMSMVNEMDEFTMVDPSLSVIALGIAINEESSFFNSLLPYSYFLNKVFGKVSKMGETFSKSLYSMAKTLDEIIKDKKDVSKHDIVGFFRDGIDMFFKTSSVVLDKDDRVAIAANTALNSLQNKYTLDDKHAGIMFSNLRDVFSLLYDIEERSDRSLAISISTALVNWLYLLFNSLGEENE from the coding sequence GTGAAAATTGCTGACATGCTAATGATAAGTACAATTCATGGTGTAAATGACGTAATGTATTTTGCAGAGAAAATGAACTATAAGGAGGCTATAAAAGGGTTAAACTCTTATGGTCTAAAACTTTCTTACTTACAATCCTCACCAAGACTTTTCACCCTTTTAGCTTCTGAAGATATAATAAATCAATTAAATGGTAGACCATTAATTTCTTACCACGACGGAATAGTTTACCTAACAAGGAAGGAAAGTGACAAAATTAAGCTTAGCGAAATTTACAAGATTCTTTCAAAGAGGCTAATTGGCGGGAGTGAAGATGTAGAACCATTTGTAAATACTATTGAAAAGTGTATAAAGACAAAGGAAAAGGACTGGAGAGAGTTAAATCTAAGTAAATTTGATATACTTTACAAGGAAGGAAAGCCTAAACAATTAAATGCCTTTCTTCCAACAAAGAGTTGTAATTATTTTGAAGACGTAGTATCCTTACTTGATAATGAAGGAAAATTGAAAGTAGCCAAAACAATAGTTGAAAGGTATAAGGATGATTTACCTCATGCTGTAATAACATACTTTTTAGAGAAATTTAGTAAAAACCCAGATAACAAGGATTACATTAAGGACGAATTAGGAATAAAAGAGAAGTTCCCGCATTACTTGAAGGACATGGATACCGAAAAAGTACTAGAGGGAATAATTAAGGCTTTGGAAAAGAAGTACTCTGGAGAGTCAAAAGGAGATTTGACTTTAATGGCCTTCGTCAAGAAGTCATTTAACGGTGACGTTGTTAACGATTTACCAGAGATAAAGGATAAACCAAAGAATTATTGTATAGTTTGTGGAATGCCAATTTACGGAGAGGTAACAAGTTTTAAGCAGTACAGTACTCAGTTAAAAGGTAAGACAGAGATATGGATACCAAGAGAGACTGGGCTTGAGGAAATAGATAAAGTTTCTAAACTGTGGACAATTTGTCCAGTTTGCAATTATGAGGCTAGTATGATGAAAGAAACTTTTGTCTCTCCTTACCTTATAGTTTCCTTCTATCCCGGTATTGCAGTTGACCTTTTAAAAATTTTAACGTATAGAGTAAGTCAAGATAAGATTGTGTTTGCTGATGTAATTAAGGATGAAGTGTTCAAAAAGATTTATGAAGAGGCTGGAGGAGGTTTAAATGAGAGAGATAGAACAGTTCTCCCAGATTATTTAGGTTCTAAAATAGTAATTTCTGCTAATAATTTAGGAATTTCAGGAAGATATACTAGGCTTACAAAGGAAGTACTCAACGACATTTTACCATCAGTTCCTTCAATATCAATTTCTTTCTTAGCCTCTCCAGTCTTCATAACATCTAACATTTACGATTTCCCACTTTCCTCAAGGCATATTGAGATTTCATCCGAATATAATTACACTTGGTTAAAAGGACTTGAAAATGAGAAAGTGTTATTATTAGCTTTAGCTTTTAGAGCTAAGTATTTTGCCTTGAAGAAGGCAGTTAAAGATGTTAACAAGAGAGAGAACTACTTAATGTCGATGGTTAATGAAATGGACGAGTTCACAATGGTTGATCCATCTTTATCAGTTATTGCACTTGGTATTGCAATAAATGAGGAATCAAGTTTTTTTAATTCACTTCTCCCCTATTCATATTTTTTAAACAAAGTGTTTGGTAAGGTGAGTAAAATGGGTGAAACCTTTTCCAAATCCCTTTATTCAATGGCAAAAACATTAGATGAAATAATAAAAGATAAGAAAGATGTAAGTAAACACGATATTGTAGGTTTCTTCAGAGATGGCATAGACATGTTCTTTAAGACATCTTCTGTAGTATTAGATAAAGATGATAGGGTAGCAATAGCTGCAAATACAGCATTAAACTCCTTACAAAATAAGTATACTTTAGATGATAAGCACGCTGGGATAATGTTTTCCAATTTAAGGGATGTTTTTTCTTTACTTTATGATATAGAAGAAAGAAGTGATAGGTCTTTAGCTATATCAATCTCCACAGCCTTAGTAAATTGGTTATATCTATTATTCAACTCTCTAGGTGAGGAAAATGAGTGA
- the cas7a gene encoding type I-A CRISPR-associated protein Cas7/Csa2 produces MYIRISGRFTSQISVLTGSENLGNYNTVASARVVVNIGGGYKQYEVPVLTGNALKHWHAVYLAQAYVSLNGKLLNEICERGIGLRGYKVDTKLSDNLKNKEAENEAEAILDVCNDIHGFLLTTKQIKRDSLVKVSFASPVFNPDILEYTSRFAITHNRVDPLTRGSNQTQMMVFKQEESSGPEFGFNISMNMNYVMKPMYTDDVEAIKEYLKKEKIDEEEERKRRIKASIMAVSYLLTGVGSKQARSLGILKPLELIAAISTKPLPNLIHGSYEDYVTSSISLLNLYAKTYNETVYILCYNSNCQEQKSKEEGKQGTSGKLVITNETSIDKFFEELINYAIGSNNK; encoded by the coding sequence ATGTACATAAGGATATCTGGTAGGTTTACATCACAAATAAGTGTTTTAACTGGATCTGAAAACTTAGGAAATTACAATACAGTGGCTTCTGCAAGAGTTGTCGTTAATATAGGGGGTGGTTATAAGCAATATGAGGTTCCAGTTCTTACAGGTAATGCTTTAAAACACTGGCATGCAGTTTACTTAGCTCAAGCATATGTATCATTAAATGGAAAGCTATTAAATGAAATTTGTGAAAGAGGAATTGGATTAAGAGGGTATAAGGTTGATACTAAATTATCAGATAACCTAAAGAATAAAGAAGCAGAAAACGAAGCTGAAGCTATTTTGGACGTATGTAATGATATCCACGGTTTCCTATTGACAACTAAGCAAATTAAAAGAGATAGCTTAGTAAAAGTTTCTTTTGCATCTCCTGTGTTTAATCCAGATATTTTAGAATATACAAGTCGTTTTGCTATCACTCATAATAGAGTTGACCCTCTGACTAGAGGTTCTAACCAAACCCAAATGATGGTATTTAAGCAAGAAGAGTCTTCAGGACCAGAGTTTGGATTTAATATTTCGATGAATATGAATTATGTTATGAAACCAATGTATACTGATGATGTTGAAGCTATTAAAGAATATTTAAAGAAAGAAAAGATAGATGAAGAAGAAGAGAGAAAGAGGAGAATTAAAGCTTCAATAATGGCTGTTTCTTATCTATTAACTGGTGTTGGATCAAAACAAGCTAGAAGTTTAGGTATATTGAAACCTTTAGAACTGATTGCAGCTATATCTACAAAGCCTCTTCCTAACTTAATTCATGGTAGCTATGAAGACTATGTAACTTCATCTATCAGCTTACTAAACTTATATGCTAAGACTTACAATGAAACTGTTTATATTCTATGTTATAATTCGAATTGCCAAGAACAAAAAAGTAAAGAAGAAGGAAAACAAGGAACATCAGGGAAATTAGTTATAACTAATGAAACTTCCATAGATAAATTCTTCGAAGAGTTGATAAATTATGCCATCGGTAGCAATAATAAGTAA
- the cas5a gene encoding type I-A CRISPR-associated protein Cas5a, with protein sequence MPSVAIISKIKFPFFSLKHIESYQVAVSYPVIFPSTLVGAFGYALSLLGECKGDECSKAYSNYILKAREFVNESRRTIISSKFPVILKRFRTLEREGNNYNLPEKIDEISKSTDAMVREYVFTPERDFVFTVKNDKEIDVVKKALRLIDRLGDSESLVSVIDVREEELTECTYNNVNVMVKGEFNFTENTLLLGLDENGNKSLFAIPYKIVDYSLVYSPIQVKKGNVLCGKSVRIPKGGDW encoded by the coding sequence ATGCCATCGGTAGCAATAATAAGTAAAATAAAATTTCCGTTTTTCTCCTTAAAACATATTGAATCTTATCAAGTGGCTGTCTCATATCCTGTCATTTTTCCCTCAACGTTAGTCGGAGCTTTTGGATACGCTTTATCTTTACTAGGAGAATGTAAAGGAGATGAATGTAGTAAAGCTTATTCTAACTATATTCTTAAAGCAAGGGAGTTTGTAAACGAGAGTAGAAGAACAATAATCTCATCAAAGTTTCCTGTCATTTTGAAAAGATTTAGAACTTTAGAGCGGGAAGGCAATAATTATAACTTACCAGAAAAAATTGATGAGATTAGTAAATCCACTGATGCAATGGTAAGAGAGTACGTATTTACTCCAGAAAGAGATTTTGTATTCACAGTAAAGAATGACAAGGAAATAGATGTTGTAAAGAAAGCGTTAAGGCTTATCGATAGACTCGGCGACTCCGAGTCTTTAGTTTCTGTTATCGATGTAAGAGAAGAAGAATTAACTGAATGTACCTATAATAATGTAAACGTTATGGTAAAAGGAGAATTTAATTTTACTGAAAATACGTTGTTATTAGGGCTTGATGAGAATGGAAATAAAAGTCTCTTTGCAATTCCTTATAAAATAGTTGATTACTCTTTAGTTTACTCTCCTATTCAAGTTAAGAAAGGTAATGTCTTGTGTGGAAAAAGTGTGAGAATTCCTAAAGGAGGTGACTGGTAA
- the cas3 gene encoding CRISPR-associated helicase Cas3' has translation MAEKIFSNNEPKLFILKAPTGYGKSEIFFSIYFYQFIKNDYFAGRMYVAEPVHALLNNMLERAKVYRDSLKLDVTVGEDHGEVIRPTFLYTANITLTTIDALAYGFLAKRVMTWTSRNVTTGRYTIPAGLLMNSFLVIDEAHLIQDQVFLGPRILSKIICSLIESGGIVLLSSATIPTSYLNFFNCEKEEIKVPKIDKKVIIEGNINISELPNKIQGGSIVFLNTIERAREVYKNLKKSLNHNYKVLLLHSLLRLEEKNKIIDELDEAQKNKQLDKYILVSTQSAEVGIDYSFNQIYTEISPLDSLIQRFGRVREDKITAYLLDTPSAYPYPEILITKTKDILQKAGSDLDIGDVDNIVSLLDNVYENEVINNLARQGDSHYISAVEYLNNLHLFSYPPDNDVYLRPSFYVTLYVITDKNEFEKILNAIKAKDYQKLSDLLANKSLKVSISLINDYNSKRLDELINRIKESCQKTESNITDDILKCDNAIIKRGGEMILFTANELYDSELGLLPELKEENKTKKGEKRRKKKQG, from the coding sequence ATAGCAGAAAAAATTTTTAGTAACAATGAGCCGAAACTTTTTATCCTTAAGGCTCCTACTGGATATGGAAAAAGTGAAATATTCTTTTCTATCTATTTCTATCAATTTATAAAAAACGATTATTTTGCTGGCAGAATGTATGTTGCTGAGCCTGTTCATGCATTACTAAATAACATGCTAGAAAGAGCAAAAGTATATAGAGATTCTCTAAAACTAGATGTAACAGTCGGTGAAGATCACGGTGAGGTAATTCGTCCCACGTTTTTATATACGGCTAACATAACTTTAACCACGATTGATGCACTAGCTTATGGTTTTTTGGCTAAAAGAGTGATGACTTGGACTAGCCGTAACGTAACTACTGGAAGATATACAATACCAGCTGGTTTATTGATGAATTCATTTCTTGTTATTGACGAGGCTCATCTAATCCAAGACCAAGTATTTTTAGGACCTAGAATCTTGTCTAAAATCATTTGTAGTTTAATTGAATCCGGTGGGATTGTTTTATTATCTTCTGCTACAATACCAACATCTTATTTGAATTTCTTTAATTGTGAGAAAGAGGAAATAAAGGTACCTAAAATAGATAAAAAAGTGATCATAGAAGGAAATATTAATATTTCAGAATTACCTAATAAAATTCAAGGAGGGTCCATAGTATTTTTAAACACAATTGAAAGAGCAAGAGAAGTCTATAAAAATCTAAAGAAAAGCCTAAACCATAACTATAAAGTTCTATTATTACATTCATTACTTAGATTAGAGGAAAAAAATAAAATTATAGATGAGCTTGATGAAGCTCAAAAGAACAAACAACTTGATAAATATATATTAGTTTCAACTCAATCCGCAGAAGTTGGAATAGACTATAGTTTTAATCAAATTTATACTGAAATCTCTCCATTAGATTCCCTTATTCAACGTTTTGGTAGAGTGAGAGAAGATAAAATTACTGCTTATTTATTAGACACTCCATCAGCTTATCCTTACCCAGAAATCCTAATTACAAAGACTAAAGATATATTACAGAAGGCTGGAAGTGATCTTGATATTGGTGATGTGGACAACATTGTGTCACTTCTTGATAATGTTTATGAGAATGAAGTTATAAATAATTTAGCACGTCAAGGAGACAGTCACTACATTTCTGCAGTTGAATATTTAAACAATTTACATCTTTTCTCTTATCCGCCAGATAACGATGTATATTTAAGACCTTCATTCTATGTAACTCTTTACGTTATAACTGATAAAAATGAGTTTGAGAAAATATTAAATGCAATCAAAGCTAAAGACTATCAGAAATTAAGTGATTTATTAGCAAACAAGTCGTTAAAAGTATCGATCTCACTCATTAATGATTATAATAGTAAAAGGTTAGATGAATTAATTAATCGGATTAAGGAATCTTGTCAAAAAACTGAAAGTAATATAACAGATGATATTTTAAAATGTGATAATGCTATAATAAAAAGAGGAGGTGAAATGATATTGTTTACTGCTAATGAACTTTATGATTCAGAATTAGGGTTACTTCCAGAACTAAAAGAAGAAAATAAAACTAAAAAAGGAGAAAAAAGAAGAAAGAAAAAACAGGGATAA
- a CDS encoding HD domain-containing protein, whose protein sequence is MTCCAYYDKNNNCVETYLQHIYCMNLVWDKIKKYYMKNLARVLGKNVDVDRLMRIAFLAHDAGKLLQAYLNKRGSFQYRHEIVGAYVNKELTKAINNDYVSNVIATAVLLHHEGIILSAYAGKYNERIIPLSTIKKVIEISDFTYICNDLMQDPYYEKVKKYYTDEINLMDSIMRKIDKNRVYDTIKDIISFTIVEGLKFRNKVASVLHLLSVVDSVSATLDRGNNEEDAGTQISRLALNGAELIKGVKCK, encoded by the coding sequence ATGACATGCTGTGCTTATTATGATAAAAATAATAATTGTGTTGAAACTTACTTACAGCACATTTACTGTATGAACTTAGTTTGGGATAAAATAAAGAAATATTACATGAAAAATTTAGCTAGAGTATTAGGGAAAAATGTCGATGTTGATAGGCTTATGAGAATAGCCTTTCTTGCTCATGATGCTGGTAAATTATTACAAGCTTATTTGAATAAAAGAGGAAGCTTTCAATATAGACATGAAATAGTTGGAGCATATGTAAATAAAGAATTAACAAAGGCAATTAACAATGATTATGTTTCTAATGTTATTGCAACAGCCGTTTTATTACACCATGAGGGAATAATATTAAGTGCTTATGCTGGGAAATATAATGAGAGAATAATACCACTTTCAACTATCAAAAAGGTAATTGAGATTTCAGACTTTACTTACATATGTAATGATTTAATGCAAGATCCATATTATGAAAAAGTAAAGAAATATTATACCGACGAAATAAACTTAATGGATAGCATAATGAGGAAAATTGATAAAAACAGAGTATACGATACTATTAAGGATATAATATCCTTTACAATAGTTGAAGGACTAAAATTTAGAAACAAAGTTGCCTCAGTGTTACACTTACTCTCTGTAGTAGATTCTGTAAGTGCAACATTAGATAGAGGAAATAATGAAGAGGATGCAGGTACACAAATATCCAGATTAGCTTTAAATGGAGCTGAACTAATTAAGGGGGTGAAATGCAAATGA
- the cas4a gene encoding type I-A CRISPR-associated protein Cas4/Csa1 encodes MRSQILRQLRRLHSYRASDPIEEELRGWNYTTPPIKPRRYFSLSMGDVAYRYCDTKRDVYLRKVLKVSPETNSYLALGSSVHAILSYLSQEIVKLSSYKAWEILEILLRKAERVTKDLCPNFYKYCLNVYKAFLVDFISDFSDSTGFLPIISEFKVDGSPLGLSSKLSIDAITQMSLVLEAKVGNSQDFHKLALAGYALALESAVELPIDFGALLYINGVNKESPEFKVEVYYISSDLRKMFLDYRDEVIDLIAEGKDPGVSLNCSQSCPFLSYCKKVSK; translated from the coding sequence ATGAGATCTCAAATATTAAGACAATTGAGAAGGCTTCACTCTTATAGGGCCTCTGACCCTATAGAGGAGGAGCTAAGAGGGTGGAACTATACAACTCCACCAATAAAGCCTAGAAGATATTTCTCTCTTTCAATGGGTGATGTTGCCTATAGATATTGTGATACTAAAAGAGACGTATATCTCAGAAAAGTCTTAAAAGTATCCCCAGAGACTAACTCTTACCTTGCCTTAGGCTCATCTGTTCATGCTATATTATCATATTTATCTCAAGAAATAGTTAAACTATCGTCTTACAAAGCGTGGGAAATACTTGAGATTTTACTAAGAAAAGCTGAAAGAGTAACTAAAGATCTTTGCCCTAACTTTTACAAATATTGCTTAAATGTCTATAAAGCTTTTTTAGTTGACTTTATCTCAGACTTCTCTGACTCCACTGGATTTTTACCAATAATTTCAGAGTTTAAAGTTGATGGTTCTCCTTTAGGTCTCTCATCAAAACTTTCAATTGATGCAATTACTCAAATGTCTTTAGTTTTGGAAGCTAAAGTTGGTAACAGTCAAGATTTTCATAAATTAGCTTTAGCAGGTTATGCTTTAGCTCTAGAGAGTGCAGTTGAATTGCCTATTGATTTTGGTGCTTTGCTTTACATTAATGGAGTGAACAAAGAATCTCCAGAATTTAAAGTGGAGGTTTATTATATTTCTTCAGATTTAAGAAAGATGTTCTTAGACTATAGAGATGAGGTTATTGATTTAATTGCTGAAGGAAAAGATCCTGGAGTTTCATTAAATTGTTCTCAATCATGTCCCTTCCTCTCTTACTGTAAAAAAGTTAGTAAATGA
- the cas1 gene encoding CRISPR-associated endonuclease Cas1, whose amino-acid sequence MKTLIISDHGSFLTVKNKIFVLKKDKKKIAEISPSEVDEILITASILVSTQAIRLAISHGIDIIFLDIRDSPWGIILPSIATQTVKTRKRQYEAVINNETKYGEEIIRSKIYNQAVHLKYWARKGIRTDYNSLLTKYYNEEPTAARVYWGNLALILPKDINFQGRDVDSIDQFNLALNYSYAILYNRVMKYLFIAGLDVYLGFIHKDRSGNESLVFDFSEMFKPYVDFILVRAFREGFRLKVKEGLIDRDSRSELAKIIVKGLEEKVKEEDDHNPKSVNQAIRAHAVKFASSIREKRDYKGFRLVM is encoded by the coding sequence ATGAAGACCTTAATTATTTCTGATCACGGTTCATTTCTCACGGTAAAAAATAAGATATTTGTGTTAAAGAAAGACAAAAAGAAGATCGCTGAAATTTCTCCATCAGAGGTCGATGAGATCTTAATAACAGCCTCTATCTTAGTTTCTACTCAAGCTATTAGATTAGCTATATCTCACGGGATTGACATAATATTTCTTGACATTAGGGATTCTCCATGGGGAATAATTTTACCTTCTATCGCTACTCAAACTGTAAAAACGAGAAAGAGGCAATACGAGGCTGTTATAAATAATGAAACTAAATATGGAGAAGAGATAATTAGGAGTAAAATATACAATCAAGCAGTTCACTTAAAATACTGGGCTAGGAAAGGAATAAGAACTGACTATAATTCTTTACTAACTAAATATTATAATGAAGAACCAACAGCTGCTAGAGTCTATTGGGGAAACTTAGCTTTAATTCTTCCTAAAGACATAAATTTCCAAGGGAGAGACGTTGATTCAATTGACCAGTTTAACTTGGCATTAAATTACTCTTATGCAATCCTTTATAATAGAGTAATGAAATACCTCTTTATTGCTGGTCTAGATGTGTATCTTGGTTTTATTCATAAAGATAGATCGGGGAATGAGAGTTTAGTTTTTGATTTTTCAGAGATGTTTAAGCCCTATGTAGACTTTATTTTAGTGAGAGCCTTTAGGGAAGGGTTTAGACTGAAAGTAAAGGAGGGGTTAATAGATAGGGATAGCAGAAGTGAATTAGCTAAGATTATTGTTAAGGGTTTGGAAGAGAAAGTAAAGGAGGAAGATGATCATAATCCAAAGAGTGTAAATCAAGCTATTAGGGCTCATGCTGTTAAGTTCGCTTCATCTATTAGGGAGAAGAGGGATTATAAAGGGTTTAGATTGGTGATGTAG
- the cas2 gene encoding CRISPR-associated endonuclease Cas2 translates to MIVLVVYDVSDDGKRNKLANELKKYGLERIQKSAFEGNLDPQRIKNLIRVIKEIIDPSTDIVHIVPLGLRDWENRIVIGREEIVNQLIV, encoded by the coding sequence ATTATAGTTTTAGTTGTTTATGATGTCTCAGATGATGGAAAGAGGAATAAGTTAGCAAATGAGTTAAAAAAATACGGACTTGAGAGAATACAAAAGAGTGCTTTTGAAGGGAATTTAGACCCACAAAGGATTAAAAACCTGATAAGAGTGATTAAGGAAATTATAGATCCATCTACAGATATTGTTCATATAGTTCCTTTAGGTTTGAGAGATTGGGAAAACAGAATAGTAATTGGAAGAGAAGAAATAGTTAACCAATTAATAGTTTAG
- the cas4 gene encoding CRISPR-associated protein Cas4 yields MVSVTDLKDFLLCPVIPWIRKKLNWKEPETDGLRIGKKIKEKEIVSSFPNPKYFQVFLRDKSSGLQGIVDVLTSDSVVEIKAFPRKYFNHFRVQLLSYAFLADKNGFRIKRAILFMGKEMKLNIEVEKEHIEYVEKITEKINEVLDNDSPPTANPPPLLCKSCQYRKVCPIAAIT; encoded by the coding sequence ATGGTCAGTGTAACAGACTTAAAGGACTTCTTACTTTGTCCAGTTATTCCTTGGATAAGGAAAAAGCTTAATTGGAAAGAACCAGAGACTGACGGACTAAGGATAGGAAAGAAGATAAAAGAAAAAGAGATTGTGAGTTCATTTCCAAATCCAAAATACTTTCAAGTGTTTTTAAGGGATAAAAGCTCTGGTTTGCAAGGAATCGTAGATGTGTTAACTTCCGACTCTGTCGTAGAAATCAAAGCATTTCCTAGAAAGTATTTCAATCACTTTAGAGTTCAATTACTTTCCTACGCTTTCTTAGCAGATAAAAATGGTTTTAGAATAAAAAGAGCTATACTCTTTATGGGGAAGGAGATGAAATTGAATATAGAGGTTGAAAAAGAACACATTGAATATGTCGAAAAAATTACGGAAAAAATCAATGAAGTTTTAGATAACGACTCTCCACCAACAGCAAATCCTCCACCCCTCCTTTGTAAATCCTGCCAATATAGGAAAGTTTGTCCAATTGCAGCCATAACGTAA